Proteins encoded within one genomic window of Micromonospora halotolerans:
- a CDS encoding MBL fold metallo-hydrolase, with translation MTPEVTFVGTATTLLRLGGFTLLTDPNFLHRGQRAYLGRGLWSKRSTDPALTIPELPALDAVVLSHLHGDHFDRVARRGLDRSLPIVTTHQAERKLRRWGFQAAEGLPTWRSYELHRGDETVRLTALPGQHGPGALNRLLPDVMGTLVDLEQAGQRRFRLYVTGDTLRRPQLAQIPERFPDIDAMLIHLGGTRIAGILLTMDARQGADVVELIRPRLTVPIHYDDYPVFRSPLRHFVEEARRRGFVRQVRTIHRGETVPLTP, from the coding sequence ATGACGCCTGAGGTGACCTTCGTCGGTACGGCGACGACGCTGCTGCGGCTCGGCGGGTTCACCCTGCTCACCGACCCGAACTTCCTGCACCGGGGCCAGCGGGCCTACCTGGGCAGGGGGCTGTGGTCCAAGCGGAGCACCGACCCGGCGCTGACCATTCCCGAGCTGCCCGCGCTGGACGCCGTGGTCCTGTCCCACCTGCACGGCGACCACTTCGACCGGGTGGCCCGGCGCGGGCTGGACCGCTCCCTGCCGATCGTCACCACACACCAGGCGGAACGGAAGCTGCGCCGCTGGGGGTTCCAGGCGGCGGAAGGGCTGCCCACCTGGCGGTCGTACGAGCTGCACCGCGGCGACGAGACGGTGCGGCTGACCGCGCTGCCCGGCCAGCACGGGCCGGGCGCGCTGAACCGGCTGCTGCCCGACGTGATGGGCACCCTGGTCGACCTGGAGCAGGCCGGCCAGCGCCGATTCCGGCTCTACGTCACCGGCGACACGCTGCGCCGCCCGCAGCTCGCGCAGATCCCCGAACGGTTCCCCGACATCGACGCCATGCTGATCCACCTCGGCGGCACCCGGATCGCCGGCATCCTGCTCACCATGGACGCGCGGCAGGGCGCCGACGTGGTGGAGCTGATCCGCCCCCGGCTCACCGTGCCGATCCACTACGACGACTACCCGGTCTTCCGCTCCCCGCTGCGGCACTTCGTCGAGGAGGCCCGCCGGCGCGGCTTCGTCCGGCAGGTCCGCACCATCCACCGTGGGGAGACCGTGCCGCTGACCCCCTGA
- a CDS encoding CBS domain-containing protein has product MPTAREIMTSDVSCVREQDDLRTAARRMAELGVGSLPICGDDNRLKGMVTDRDIVVKVLAQGKDPADVTAGELAQGEAVTIGADDDAAEILRTMGKHKVRRLPVIDGHELVGIVAVADVARSLPERPVGDLIEAISERA; this is encoded by the coding sequence ATGCCGACCGCACGCGAGATCATGACCAGCGACGTGAGCTGTGTCCGGGAGCAGGACGACCTCCGGACCGCCGCCCGGCGGATGGCCGAGCTCGGGGTGGGCTCGCTGCCGATCTGCGGCGACGACAACCGCCTCAAGGGCATGGTGACCGACCGGGACATCGTGGTGAAGGTGCTGGCCCAGGGCAAGGATCCGGCCGACGTGACCGCCGGTGAGCTCGCCCAGGGCGAGGCCGTGACCATCGGCGCGGACGACGACGCGGCCGAGATCCTGCGGACCATGGGCAAGCACAAGGTACGCCGGCTGCCGGTGATCGACGGGCACGAGCTCGTCGGGATCGTGGCCGTCGCCGACGTGGCCCGCTCGCTGCCGGAACGCCCGGTGGGTGACCTCATCGAGGCGATCTCCGAGCGCGCCTGA
- a CDS encoding GNAT family N-acetyltransferase, which produces MPSPRLEQITPDNVLAACAIAVRPDQESVVAPVARSLAEAYAQPAVAWPRLIVDDDRPVGFLMAFLDIPWRADDPIDVRSGLWRLNIAADEQGRGYGRFAVAAVADELRRRGTDRMFVTWAPGPHGPERFYHRLGFSLTGETSGDQVVGVLAV; this is translated from the coding sequence GTGCCGTCACCCCGCCTGGAGCAGATCACCCCGGACAACGTCCTGGCCGCCTGCGCGATCGCCGTCCGTCCCGACCAGGAGAGCGTGGTCGCCCCCGTGGCGCGGTCGCTGGCCGAGGCGTACGCCCAGCCGGCGGTCGCCTGGCCACGGCTGATCGTGGACGACGACCGGCCGGTGGGCTTCCTGATGGCCTTCCTCGACATCCCATGGCGTGCCGACGACCCGATCGACGTCCGCTCCGGCCTGTGGCGGCTGAACATCGCCGCGGACGAGCAGGGCCGGGGCTACGGGCGGTTCGCCGTGGCGGCGGTCGCCGACGAGTTGCGCCGCCGGGGCACGGACCGGATGTTCGTCACCTGGGCGCCGGGTCCGCACGGCCCGGAACGCTTCTACCACCGCCTCGGCTTCTCACTGACCGGGGAGACGAGCGGCGACCAGGTCGTCGGCGTGCTGGCCGTCTGA
- a CDS encoding L-threonylcarbamoyladenylate synthase codes for MPAESGIAEAAAVLRSGGLVAFPTETVYGLGANALDARAAARIFEAKARPSFDPLISHLADAADLPGLVGAVPPAVAALAERFWPGPLTLIVDRPAAIPPIVTSGLDTMAVRVPDEPSARALIAAAGVPVAAPSANRFGQLSPTRAEHVVAGLGAAVDVVLDGGPTRCGIESTIVDARGGRPVVLRLGALPVEALVEAAGPVEVRAGSSGQPVAPGTLAAHYAPRTPLRLGAAAEGDGGRRGFLAFREPPARGDWAAVEVLSPEGDLTVAAARLFDALHRLDATGVTEIVAEPVPEVGVGRAINDRLRRAAATWH; via the coding sequence CTGCCGGCCGAGAGCGGCATCGCCGAGGCCGCCGCCGTCCTGCGCTCCGGCGGCCTGGTCGCCTTCCCCACCGAGACCGTCTACGGGCTGGGCGCGAACGCGCTGGACGCCCGGGCGGCGGCCCGCATCTTCGAGGCGAAGGCCCGGCCCAGCTTCGACCCGCTGATCAGCCACCTGGCCGACGCCGCCGACCTGCCCGGTCTGGTCGGCGCGGTGCCACCGGCGGTGGCCGCGCTGGCGGAGCGCTTCTGGCCCGGCCCGCTCACCCTGATCGTGGACCGCCCGGCGGCGATCCCGCCGATCGTCACGTCCGGCCTGGACACCATGGCCGTGCGGGTGCCCGACGAGCCCTCCGCGCGGGCGCTGATCGCCGCCGCCGGGGTGCCGGTGGCCGCGCCCAGCGCCAACCGGTTCGGCCAGCTCAGCCCCACCCGCGCCGAGCACGTGGTGGCCGGGCTGGGCGCCGCCGTGGACGTGGTGCTCGACGGCGGGCCGACCCGGTGCGGGATCGAGTCGACCATCGTGGACGCCCGGGGCGGGCGGCCGGTGGTGCTCCGGTTGGGCGCGCTGCCGGTGGAGGCGCTGGTCGAGGCGGCCGGGCCGGTCGAGGTGCGGGCGGGCAGCTCGGGCCAGCCGGTGGCGCCCGGGACGCTGGCCGCGCACTACGCTCCGCGTACCCCGTTGCGGTTGGGCGCGGCGGCCGAGGGGGACGGCGGCCGGCGCGGGTTCCTGGCCTTCCGGGAGCCACCGGCGCGGGGTGACTGGGCGGCGGTGGAGGTGCTGTCGCCCGAGGGTGACCTGACCGTGGCGGCCGCGCGGCTCTTCGACGCCCTGCACCGGCTCGACGCCACCGGCGTCACCGAGATCGTCGCCGAGCCGGTCCCCGAGGTCGGGGTGGGCCGGGCGATCAACGACCGGTTGCGGCGGGCCGCCGCGACCTGGCACTGA
- a CDS encoding aminoglycoside phosphotransferase family protein — MKMHADEVHTDVDLVRRLLAGQFPQWADRPLRLVPSHGTDHDVYRLGDDLAVRLPRIGWATQQAAREAEWLPRLAPLLPLALPVPVAMGAPAEGYPFDWSVYEWLPGESASTGRYDRDAAAVDLAAFIAAMRRIDTAGAYPRPPRARGADLAELDEAVRDAVRRLGGRVDGAAVLRAWQESLDAPAWRGPGLWLHGDLLPGNLLVVDGRLSAVIDFGGLNVGDPACDLQPAWNLFTGGSRARFRAELAVDDSSWLRGRGWALLQAVIALPYYWDTNPGIVRQTSHALREVLADAAARY; from the coding sequence ATGAAAATGCACGCCGACGAGGTGCACACCGACGTCGACCTGGTCCGCCGGCTGCTCGCCGGTCAGTTCCCGCAGTGGGCCGACCGGCCGCTGCGCCTCGTCCCCTCGCACGGGACGGACCACGACGTCTACCGGCTCGGCGACGACCTGGCGGTGCGGCTGCCCCGGATCGGCTGGGCCACGCAGCAGGCGGCCCGGGAGGCCGAGTGGCTGCCCCGGCTCGCCCCGCTCCTGCCGCTGGCCCTGCCCGTGCCGGTGGCCATGGGCGCTCCCGCCGAGGGCTATCCCTTCGACTGGTCGGTCTACGAGTGGCTGCCGGGTGAGAGCGCCAGCACCGGCCGGTACGACCGGGACGCGGCGGCCGTCGACCTGGCCGCCTTCATCGCCGCGATGCGACGGATCGACACCGCCGGGGCGTACCCCCGGCCACCTCGCGCCCGGGGTGCGGACCTCGCGGAACTGGACGAGGCGGTGCGCGACGCGGTGCGCCGGCTCGGCGGCCGGGTCGACGGCGCCGCGGTGCTGCGCGCCTGGCAGGAGTCGCTGGACGCGCCGGCCTGGCGCGGACCGGGGCTCTGGCTGCACGGCGACCTGCTGCCGGGCAACCTGCTGGTGGTCGACGGCCGGCTCTCCGCGGTCATCGACTTCGGCGGGCTCAACGTCGGCGACCCGGCCTGCGACCTGCAACCGGCGTGGAACCTGTTCACCGGCGGTAGCCGCGCCCGGTTCCGCGCCGAGCTGGCGGTGGACGACTCCTCCTGGCTGCGCGGCCGGGGCTGGGCGCTGCTCCAGGCGGTGATCGCCCTGCCCTACTACTGGGACACCAACCCGGGGATCGTCCGACAGACCTCCCACGCCCTGCGCGAGGTGCTGGCCGACGCGGCCGCCCGCTACTGA
- a CDS encoding helix-turn-helix domain-containing protein, protein MSVNQQIPDYDLDEMLVVSAPEQLRALADPLRSTLLELLLERAATVNEMARAVDRPKSSVAYHVNLLVDAGLLRVVRTRRVRAIEERFYGRVARTFYVGVLNRPEDKQVVARINGLAEAAAEAAAAHATDDLRCTLVHARIPIEEVRTFWAEVQALTRRFAQIPRAGDQVYGFVAGLYPTDVPTLPDTDRDAAERPDTAQ, encoded by the coding sequence ATGTCGGTCAATCAGCAGATCCCGGATTACGACCTCGACGAGATGCTCGTGGTCAGCGCGCCCGAGCAGTTACGCGCGCTGGCCGACCCGCTGCGCTCCACCCTGCTGGAGCTGCTCCTGGAGCGGGCCGCGACGGTCAATGAGATGGCCCGCGCGGTCGACCGTCCGAAGAGCAGCGTGGCCTACCACGTGAACCTGCTGGTGGACGCCGGCCTGCTCCGGGTGGTGCGGACGCGACGGGTCCGGGCCATCGAGGAGCGGTTCTACGGCCGGGTCGCCCGCACGTTCTACGTCGGCGTGCTCAACCGGCCCGAGGACAAGCAGGTCGTCGCCCGTATCAACGGCCTGGCCGAGGCCGCCGCCGAGGCGGCCGCGGCCCACGCCACCGACGACCTGCGGTGCACGCTCGTCCACGCGCGCATCCCGATCGAGGAGGTGCGGACGTTCTGGGCGGAGGTCCAGGCGCTCACCCGCCGCTTCGCCCAGATCCCCCGTGCCGGCGACCAGGTGTACGGGTTCGTCGCCGGCCTCTACCCGACCGACGTGCCCACCCTCCCGGACACCGACCGGGACGCGGCCGAGCGGCCCGACACCGCTCAGTAG
- a CDS encoding dienelactone hydrolase family protein yields the protein MADIVLFHHLQGLTDGVHAFADQLRAGGHTVHTPDLFDGERPATIEDGAALTKRIGGAVLDERADRIVADLPKELVYAGFSWGAATAQRLAQTQPGARGALLYESCLPVTGEWAVGPWPDGVPVQIHGMDKDPFFALEGDIDSARELVGIVGPERGELFVYPGDAHLFTDSSLPSYDADATALAVRRSREFLDRVG from the coding sequence ATGGCCGACATCGTCCTCTTCCATCACCTGCAGGGGCTCACCGACGGCGTCCACGCCTTCGCCGACCAGCTGCGCGCCGGCGGGCACACCGTGCACACACCCGACCTGTTCGACGGCGAGCGCCCGGCGACCATCGAGGACGGCGCCGCGCTGACCAAGCGCATCGGCGGCGCGGTGCTCGACGAGCGCGCCGACCGGATCGTGGCCGACCTGCCGAAGGAGCTCGTCTACGCCGGTTTCTCCTGGGGCGCCGCCACGGCGCAACGGCTCGCCCAGACTCAGCCCGGCGCCCGCGGCGCCCTGCTCTACGAGTCCTGCCTGCCGGTCACCGGCGAATGGGCCGTCGGGCCGTGGCCCGACGGTGTCCCGGTGCAGATCCACGGCATGGACAAGGACCCGTTCTTCGCGCTGGAGGGCGACATCGACTCCGCCCGCGAGCTGGTCGGGATCGTCGGGCCCGAGCGGGGGGAGCTGTTCGTCTACCCGGGCGACGCGCACCTGTTCACCGACAGCTCGCTGCCCTCCTACGACGCCGACGCGACGGCGCTCGCGGTGCGGCGCTCGCGGGAGTTCCTCGACCGGGTCGGCTGA
- a CDS encoding VOC family protein — MLARTLTVTFDAHDPARLARFWAGLLGREVVEDAGAVLLPGDDTQVGLRFVASNTKKMGPNRIHLHLTSARPDDQEHTVATALELGGGHLDVGQRPEEGHIVLADPEGNEFCVIEAGNGFLAGCGLLGELACDGTREVGLFWSAALGWPLVWDQDEETAIQSPHGGTKAAWGGPPVAPKKARNRQRFDLTPADGDQQAEVERLVSLGATQLDVGADGAVELADPDGNEFCVRRN, encoded by the coding sequence ATGCTTGCGCGAACGCTGACGGTGACCTTCGATGCGCACGATCCGGCTCGCCTGGCGCGGTTCTGGGCCGGGCTGCTCGGCCGGGAGGTCGTCGAGGACGCCGGTGCTGTGCTCCTGCCCGGCGATGACACGCAGGTCGGCCTCCGGTTCGTCGCGAGCAACACGAAGAAGATGGGGCCGAACCGCATCCACCTCCACCTGACCAGCGCCCGGCCCGACGATCAGGAGCACACGGTGGCGACGGCGCTGGAGCTCGGCGGCGGCCACCTCGACGTCGGGCAACGCCCCGAGGAGGGGCACATCGTCCTCGCCGACCCCGAGGGCAACGAGTTCTGCGTGATCGAAGCGGGCAACGGCTTCCTCGCCGGGTGCGGCCTGCTCGGGGAACTCGCCTGCGACGGCACCCGGGAGGTCGGCCTCTTCTGGAGCGCGGCGCTGGGCTGGCCGTTGGTGTGGGACCAGGACGAGGAGACCGCGATCCAGTCACCGCACGGCGGCACGAAGGCCGCGTGGGGAGGCCCGCCCGTGGCCCCGAAGAAGGCAAGGAACCGGCAGCGCTTCGACCTCACCCCGGCCGACGGCGACCAGCAGGCGGAGGTCGAGCGGCTGGTCTCCCTCGGGGCCACCCAGCTCGACGTCGGTGCGGACGGCGCCGTCGAGCTGGCCGATCCCGACGGCAACGAGTTCTGCGTCAGGCGGAACTGA
- a CDS encoding alpha/beta hydrolase: MADAVVIPGAWFGPGAPLLMYAGDVAEQRGATVHRHSWSQEIPKLDQPEIESWVGGEIAPLIDTIGGRPLLIGKSLGTNAAAIAAERSLPAVWLTPLLTLPWVADALSRATAPFLLVGGTGDAVWDGDIARRLTPHVLEVGGADHGMYVPGPLTESIAVLGRVVVAVEEFLDAISWPG, translated from the coding sequence ATGGCTGACGCTGTCGTGATTCCCGGCGCCTGGTTCGGTCCGGGCGCTCCCCTGCTGATGTACGCCGGGGACGTGGCGGAACAGCGGGGCGCAACGGTACATCGACACTCGTGGTCGCAGGAGATTCCGAAACTCGACCAGCCGGAAATCGAAAGCTGGGTCGGCGGCGAGATCGCCCCGTTGATCGACACCATTGGCGGTCGCCCACTGCTGATCGGCAAGTCGCTGGGCACGAACGCGGCAGCGATCGCCGCCGAGAGATCCTTACCGGCCGTGTGGCTCACGCCCCTGCTCACGCTGCCGTGGGTGGCTGACGCGTTGAGTCGCGCGACCGCGCCGTTCCTGCTCGTGGGTGGCACCGGCGACGCAGTGTGGGACGGTGACATCGCCCGCCGGTTGACGCCCCACGTGCTCGAGGTCGGAGGCGCGGATCACGGCATGTACGTACCGGGCCCACTGACCGAGTCGATCGCGGTGCTCGGTCGGGTCGTGGTCGCCGTGGAGGAGTTCCTCGACGCGATCAGCTGGCCCGGCTAG
- a CDS encoding nucleotidyltransferase family protein, which yields MSVQGSASDEEYRRGRYVDEPPVGFVDPLSTEPRSSRTTELAGVIASCPWLLDVLRTVRESGLSDAWVGAGVLRDLVWGERYGGGFDPRDVRDVDVAFFDANDLTPGNDAAATELLRRHDPAVPWEATNQAAVHTWYESVFGTGRVAALHSIADAVATWPETATCVAVRLDAAETLHVCAPFGLDDLLDGVWRRNPRRITVELSRARLSRHDPGRRWPRVTVAPP from the coding sequence GTGAGTGTGCAGGGGTCCGCTTCGGACGAGGAGTACCGACGAGGCCGGTACGTCGACGAGCCTCCCGTCGGGTTCGTCGACCCGCTGTCGACTGAGCCACGCAGCTCACGGACCACCGAGCTGGCCGGGGTGATCGCATCGTGTCCGTGGCTGCTCGATGTGCTGAGGACCGTCCGGGAGTCCGGCCTATCGGACGCGTGGGTAGGTGCCGGTGTTCTCCGGGATCTCGTCTGGGGCGAGCGGTACGGAGGCGGCTTCGATCCGCGGGACGTTCGGGACGTCGATGTCGCCTTCTTCGACGCGAACGACCTCACCCCCGGCAATGACGCCGCCGCTACCGAGCTTCTACGACGTCACGATCCCGCGGTCCCGTGGGAGGCGACCAACCAGGCCGCCGTACACACCTGGTACGAGAGCGTGTTCGGTACGGGGCGGGTCGCTGCACTCCACTCCATAGCCGATGCCGTGGCGACCTGGCCCGAGACCGCTACCTGTGTGGCGGTGCGGCTCGACGCTGCCGAGACACTGCACGTCTGTGCCCCGTTCGGGCTGGACGACCTGCTCGATGGCGTCTGGCGGCGCAACCCACGACGGATCACGGTCGAGCTTTCCCGAGCGCGTCTGTCGCGCCATGACCCCGGCAGGCGATGGCCGCGCGTCACGGTCGCTCCGCCGTAG
- a CDS encoding TetR/AcrR family transcriptional regulator — translation MDTPYGSSPVPVWERPEPQPRAAPVPLSREKIAATAIRLADAHGLDGLSVRKIAKELGVGPMRLYDYVVNRSELLDLMVDAVYAEIAEAGQPSGWRATVLAIVHRTRDAALAHEWFADLLGARPHLGPHALAVGESTAAALSQAPGVRDIDDLQRALGALNAFITGALRREVTERRTARSTGTDLSAWQASLGPYLTRMLETGRYPTVARLVIDGAHPSAEETFHHNLTTILDGITRHPHT, via the coding sequence GTGGATACGCCGTACGGTAGCTCACCCGTGCCCGTGTGGGAACGACCCGAGCCCCAGCCCCGGGCGGCGCCCGTGCCGCTGAGCCGCGAGAAGATCGCCGCCACGGCGATCCGGCTCGCCGACGCACACGGCCTCGACGGGCTGTCCGTACGCAAGATCGCCAAGGAGCTCGGCGTCGGTCCGATGCGGCTCTACGACTACGTGGTCAACAGATCCGAGCTGCTCGACCTGATGGTCGACGCCGTCTACGCCGAGATCGCCGAGGCCGGCCAGCCATCCGGGTGGCGCGCCACGGTCCTGGCCATCGTTCACCGGACCCGTGACGCCGCCCTCGCGCACGAGTGGTTCGCCGACCTGCTCGGCGCAAGGCCACATCTGGGACCCCACGCGCTCGCCGTGGGCGAATCGACCGCGGCGGCGCTCAGTCAGGCCCCGGGCGTACGTGACATCGACGACCTCCAGCGAGCCCTGGGCGCCCTCAACGCCTTCATCACCGGAGCGCTCCGCAGAGAGGTCACCGAGCGACGCACCGCCCGTTCCACCGGCACCGACCTGTCCGCCTGGCAGGCAAGTCTCGGGCCCTACCTGACCCGCATGCTCGAGACGGGCCGCTACCCCACGGTCGCCCGGCTCGTGATCGACGGCGCCCACCCCAGCGCCGAGGAAACCTTCCACCACAACCTGACCACCATCTTGGACGGCATCACCCGCCATCCCCACACGTGA
- a CDS encoding FAD-dependent oxidoreductase — protein MKMRIAIAGGGLGGLTLARILHRHGIDAVVYEREATRSARTQGGSLDLHPESGQLALAEAGLAGRFRTEARPEGEEHRILDPAGRTLVHHRPQPGSFSGRPEIDRRALRDLLLDSLPGDAVAWQHRLVAATPRPDGGFELTFDGGHRADCDILIGADGARSVVRSLLTDAKLSYVSTVVELTISDADRRHPDLAELVGPGNLWCVGVSQILAAQRLGDGTIRVGISLRAEDRDLETYRSKRALLDLFEGWDPGLTALIEAGDGTPTPRRIEAMPIGTRWAHQPGITLIGDAAHLMPPVGEGANQAMLDAAELAGELAANPADPDSAIRAYEEAMFTRTHAIAEMSARVQAMMLSPTAAEEITRFFTPRPSEPAPAG, from the coding sequence ATGAAGATGCGAATCGCGATCGCCGGTGGCGGCCTCGGCGGCCTGACCCTGGCCCGGATCCTCCACCGGCACGGCATCGACGCGGTGGTGTACGAGCGCGAGGCGACCCGTTCCGCGCGCACGCAGGGCGGATCGCTCGACCTGCACCCGGAGTCCGGGCAACTGGCCCTGGCCGAGGCGGGTCTCGCCGGCCGGTTCCGCACCGAGGCGCGGCCGGAGGGCGAGGAACACCGCATCCTCGACCCGGCCGGACGCACCCTCGTGCACCACAGGCCACAGCCCGGTTCGTTCTCCGGACGTCCCGAGATCGACCGGAGGGCACTGCGGGATCTCCTGCTCGATTCGCTGCCGGGCGATGCGGTCGCGTGGCAGCACCGGCTCGTCGCGGCGACCCCACGACCCGACGGGGGCTTCGAGCTGACGTTCGATGGCGGCCACCGCGCCGACTGCGACATCCTCATCGGCGCGGACGGCGCGCGCTCGGTCGTCCGGTCGCTGCTGACCGACGCAAAGCTGTCCTACGTGTCCACCGTGGTGGAGCTGACCATCAGCGACGCCGACCGGCGCCACCCGGATCTCGCCGAGCTGGTCGGCCCCGGGAACCTGTGGTGCGTCGGCGTGAGCCAGATCCTTGCCGCGCAACGCCTCGGCGACGGCACCATACGAGTCGGGATCTCCCTGCGCGCAGAAGATCGCGACCTCGAGACCTACCGCAGCAAGCGGGCTCTGCTGGACCTGTTCGAAGGCTGGGACCCGGGCCTCACCGCACTCATCGAAGCCGGCGACGGCACGCCGACGCCTCGCCGGATCGAAGCGATGCCCATCGGCACGCGCTGGGCCCACCAGCCGGGCATCACCCTCATCGGTGACGCCGCGCATCTCATGCCGCCGGTCGGCGAGGGCGCCAATCAGGCCATGCTCGACGCCGCCGAACTCGCCGGCGAACTCGCCGCCAACCCCGCCGACCCCGACTCGGCGATCCGGGCGTACGAGGAGGCGATGTTCACCAGGACCCACGCGATCGCCGAGATGTCCGCGCGGGTCCAGGCCATGATGCTGTCTCCCACCGCGGCGGAAGAAATCACGCGATTCTTCACCCCGCGCCCCAGCGAGCCGGCACCCGCAGGATGA
- a CDS encoding GrpB family protein, whose translation MRIPPLPEASLDLTGDKAAKRAVGNRPANVTSPITIDAYNPEWPAMFAKEAAAIRTALGDRALAVEHVGSTAVPGLAAKNRLDIDLIVADPADEDAYVPPLEAAGYFLRTRDPDWYQHRCLWTHDHGVNLHVFGPDCDEYLRHLLLRDWLRNHPEDRDRYAAEKYRVAQEHPMDMALYVQGKSAIIIDILKRCGLR comes from the coding sequence ATGCGCATTCCACCTCTGCCTGAGGCATCGCTGGATCTCACCGGCGACAAGGCCGCGAAGCGAGCAGTCGGCAACCGGCCGGCGAACGTCACCTCACCCATCACGATCGACGCCTACAACCCGGAGTGGCCGGCAATGTTCGCCAAGGAGGCGGCGGCCATCCGGACCGCGCTCGGCGACAGGGCGCTTGCGGTCGAACACGTCGGGTCGACCGCTGTGCCCGGTCTCGCGGCCAAGAACCGACTCGACATCGACCTCATCGTTGCCGACCCGGCGGATGAAGACGCGTACGTGCCGCCGCTCGAGGCCGCCGGCTACTTCCTCCGCACCCGTGACCCCGACTGGTACCAGCACCGCTGCCTCTGGACCCACGACCACGGCGTGAACCTGCACGTCTTCGGCCCTGACTGCGATGAGTATCTCCGGCACCTGCTCCTCAGAGACTGGCTCCGCAACCACCCGGAAGATCGCGATCGCTACGCGGCCGAGAAGTATCGAGTCGCCCAGGAACACCCGATGGACATGGCGTTGTACGTCCAAGGCAAGTCGGCGATCATCATCGACATCCTCAAGCGCTGCGGGCTGCGCTGA
- a CDS encoding MarR family winged helix-turn-helix transcriptional regulator produces MTHPQTKVHRMFELVEPIATVTFSEVPNEAFLAIGMRNYWDGYFAGRAAPLGLAPAAVVHAVFYNFADGEVARHIPWVWGKTTPQEAIAVRERGSAAALRQMIGQLADSPDLVRVADLATRAAVSAPTEGRALYAGLRALDVPAEPVARLWHAATLLREHRGDGHNAALLAHGIGGTEAHVLLALSLGMRAEEFGRIHHLPKAQLAAVVDRLRGRGLVSSAGGFTDAGRETRERIEALTDELAAPAYDVLSVDELDELVAGLEPIAAAVQAVDG; encoded by the coding sequence ATGACGCACCCGCAGACCAAGGTCCACCGCATGTTCGAGCTCGTCGAGCCGATCGCGACCGTCACCTTCTCCGAGGTGCCGAACGAGGCGTTCCTGGCCATCGGCATGCGCAACTACTGGGACGGATACTTCGCGGGCCGGGCCGCGCCGCTGGGGCTGGCACCGGCCGCGGTGGTGCACGCGGTCTTCTACAACTTCGCCGACGGCGAGGTGGCGCGCCACATCCCGTGGGTCTGGGGGAAGACCACCCCGCAGGAGGCGATCGCGGTGCGCGAGCGGGGCAGCGCCGCCGCGCTGCGGCAGATGATCGGGCAGCTCGCCGACTCCCCCGATCTGGTGCGGGTCGCCGACCTCGCCACGCGAGCAGCGGTCAGCGCGCCGACCGAGGGCCGGGCGCTGTACGCAGGACTCCGGGCGCTCGACGTGCCCGCGGAGCCGGTGGCCAGGCTTTGGCACGCGGCGACGCTGCTGCGAGAGCACCGCGGGGACGGCCACAACGCCGCCCTCCTCGCCCACGGCATCGGCGGCACCGAGGCCCATGTCCTCCTCGCTCTCTCCCTCGGAATGCGGGCGGAGGAGTTCGGCCGGATCCACCACCTGCCCAAGGCGCAGCTGGCCGCTGTCGTCGACAGGCTGCGCGGCCGCGGCCTCGTGAGCTCGGCTGGCGGATTCACCGACGCCGGCCGGGAGACCAGGGAGCGGATCGAGGCCCTCACCGACGAGCTGGCGGCGCCGGCGTACGACGTACTCAGCGTGGACGAGCTCGACGAGCTGGTCGCGGGGCTCGAGCCGATCGCCGCCGCGGTACAGGCCGTCGACGGCTGA
- a CDS encoding tyrosine-type recombinase/integrase: protein MRQAKERLAAGEVRSDLNLVFASTIGTAMEPRNVNRRFEQLRTAAALDWLHLHDLRHTFATFLCWWSPGDLNPKNAIMERRRCERSLTCCYLRSTSIARDLFAASAGPDVVPMILPVLSQPTPASQKIKTYVRLRRLLRLTCSFRRLAST, encoded by the coding sequence GTGCGCCAGGCCAAGGAACGGCTCGCCGCCGGTGAGGTGCGGTCGGATCTGAACCTGGTCTTCGCCAGCACCATCGGCACGGCGATGGAACCGCGGAACGTCAACCGGCGCTTCGAGCAGCTGCGCACGGCGGCCGCTCTGGACTGGCTCCACCTGCACGACCTGCGGCACACCTTCGCCACGTTCCTGTGCTGGTGGAGCCCAGGGGACTTGAACCCCAAAAACGCGATCATGGAACGTCGGAGGTGTGAGCGGTCTCTGACCTGCTGTTACCTCCGATCGACTTCCATCGCCCGAGATCTGTTTGCGGCCTCAGCTGGTCCCGATGTGGTCCCGATGATCTTGCCGGTCCTATCTCAGCCCACCCCTGCCTCGCAAAAGATCAAGACGTATGTCCGGCTACGTCGGCTACTGCGGCTGACCTGCTCGTTCCGTCGGCTCGCGTCGACGTAG